A single region of the Microlunatus panaciterrae genome encodes:
- the uxaC gene encoding glucuronate isomerase → MGVMSAHPQLSLHPDRLFPADPGIRDVARRLYQAVRELPIVSPHGHVPPQWLTANTAFTDPTSLLITPDHYVTRMLHAGGVGLDRLGVGRDPEAGPLPEQEARVAWRLLCERWADYRGTPVRYWLEDELVDIFGVTLRPSAQTADTIYDQIAAALATDEFRPRALFDRFGIEVLATTDDPCDDLAAHRQLRDDPTFTGRVIPTFRPDRYLEPAIATWNDDVDRLATVAAIDTGDYDGYLAALEARRRYFVEHGATSADHSHADVQTEPLSPTEAARIFGAARAGQASPAECVAFRRHMLGEMARMSCEDGLVMTLHPAVYRNHHAPTYTRFGADVGSDIPIAAEFTRALQPLLSRYGTHPGFHLVLFTIDEDVYSRELAPLAGFYPSVYVGAPWWFIDAPEAIRRYRSAVTETVGFSRTSGFIDDTRAFCSIPARHDMARRLDSGYLAGLVAEHRLAEDEALETAVALVRQNPRTAFKLDGPIR, encoded by the coding sequence ATGGGTGTCATGTCAGCCCACCCCCAGCTCAGCCTGCATCCGGACCGGCTCTTCCCGGCCGATCCGGGCATCCGCGACGTCGCCCGCCGCTTGTACCAGGCTGTACGGGAGCTGCCGATCGTCTCGCCGCACGGCCACGTGCCGCCGCAGTGGCTGACGGCGAACACCGCGTTCACCGACCCGACCTCGCTGCTGATCACCCCCGACCACTACGTGACCCGGATGCTGCACGCCGGCGGCGTCGGCCTGGACCGGCTCGGCGTCGGCCGGGACCCCGAGGCCGGTCCACTTCCGGAGCAGGAGGCCAGGGTCGCCTGGCGGCTGCTCTGTGAGCGTTGGGCCGACTACCGCGGCACCCCGGTCCGCTACTGGCTGGAGGACGAGCTGGTCGATATCTTCGGCGTGACGCTGCGACCGTCCGCGCAGACCGCCGACACGATCTACGACCAGATCGCCGCCGCGCTCGCCACCGACGAGTTCCGGCCGAGGGCGCTGTTCGACCGGTTCGGCATCGAGGTCCTGGCGACCACCGACGACCCCTGCGACGACCTGGCAGCGCACCGGCAGCTTCGCGACGACCCGACATTCACCGGCCGGGTCATCCCGACCTTCCGACCGGACCGTTACCTCGAGCCCGCCATCGCCACCTGGAACGACGACGTCGACCGGCTGGCGACGGTGGCCGCCATCGACACCGGCGACTATGACGGCTATCTGGCCGCACTGGAGGCTCGGCGTCGCTACTTTGTCGAGCACGGCGCCACCTCCGCCGACCACAGCCACGCCGACGTCCAGACCGAGCCGTTGAGCCCGACAGAGGCGGCGCGGATCTTCGGCGCCGCCCGGGCGGGGCAGGCCAGCCCCGCCGAGTGCGTCGCCTTCCGGCGACACATGCTCGGCGAGATGGCACGGATGTCCTGCGAGGACGGCCTGGTGATGACCCTGCACCCGGCTGTCTACCGCAACCACCACGCACCCACCTACACCCGGTTCGGGGCCGATGTCGGCAGCGACATCCCGATCGCGGCGGAGTTCACCCGCGCTCTCCAGCCCCTGCTCAGCAGGTACGGGACCCATCCAGGCTTCCACCTCGTGCTGTTCACCATCGACGAGGATGTCTACAGCCGCGAGCTGGCTCCGCTGGCCGGGTTCTACCCGTCGGTCTATGTCGGGGCCCCGTGGTGGTTCATCGACGCGCCCGAGGCGATCCGCCGCTACCGCTCCGCGGTCACCGAGACGGTCGGCTTCAGCCGCACCTCTGGCTTCATCGACGACACCCGCGCTTTCTGCTCCATCCCTGCCCGGCACGACATGGCCCGCCGGCTGGACAGCGGCTACCTGGCCGGACTGGTCGCCGAGCACCGGCTGGCCGAAGACGAGGCGCTGGAGACGGCGGTAGCCCTGGTCCGGCAGAACCCCCGAACCGCCTTCAAGCTGGATGGGCCGATCCGATGA
- the rpmF gene encoding 50S ribosomal protein L32 has translation MAVPKRKMSRSNTRHRRSQWKATVPALVTCANPACRAKHLPHTACPSCGQYGPRAARRQVLES, from the coding sequence GTGGCCGTTCCCAAGAGGAAGATGTCACGCAGCAACACGCGGCACCGCCGTTCCCAGTGGAAGGCCACTGTGCCCGCCCTGGTGACCTGCGCCAACCCCGCCTGCCGCGCGAAGCACCTGCCGCACACCGCCTGCCCGTCCTGCGGACAGTACGGTCCGCGCGCTGCACGTCGTCAGGTCCTCGAGTCCTGA
- the rnc gene encoding ribonuclease III, with translation MRTRLTAEGVIAELGMTIDPELVERALTHRSYAYEQGGLPTNERLEFLGDSVLGLVVTEHLYTTHPDLSEGQLAKFRAAVVNSRALADVARGLDLGSAVRLGRGEESTGGRDKSSILADTMEAVIGAVFLANGIDGARAFVHRLFDPMMGRVATMGAGLDWKTSLQELASLAGLGVPAYDVTESGPDHEKVFEARVVLAGRSYGPGGGRNKKEAEQKAAALAFQTLKTAADASSPATPDAAGADEAG, from the coding sequence ATGAGAACCCGCCTCACTGCCGAGGGTGTGATCGCCGAGCTCGGGATGACAATCGATCCCGAGCTGGTCGAGCGCGCCCTCACCCACCGTTCGTACGCCTACGAGCAGGGTGGCCTGCCCACCAACGAACGGTTGGAGTTCCTCGGGGACTCCGTACTCGGCCTGGTCGTCACCGAGCATCTGTACACGACCCATCCGGACCTGTCGGAAGGTCAGCTGGCGAAGTTCCGGGCCGCTGTGGTGAACTCCCGCGCCCTGGCCGATGTCGCCCGCGGCCTCGACCTGGGGTCCGCGGTGCGGCTCGGACGCGGTGAGGAGAGCACCGGCGGCCGGGACAAGTCGTCGATCCTCGCTGACACGATGGAAGCCGTGATCGGCGCCGTGTTCCTGGCGAACGGGATCGACGGCGCCCGGGCGTTCGTGCACCGGTTGTTCGACCCGATGATGGGCCGGGTGGCCACCATGGGCGCCGGCCTCGACTGGAAGACCAGCCTGCAGGAGCTCGCCTCCCTGGCCGGACTGGGCGTGCCCGCCTATGACGTCACTGAGTCCGGTCCCGACCACGAGAAGGTGTTCGAGGCCCGAGTCGTGCTGGCCGGCCGGAGCTACGGGCCGGGCGGTGGCCGGAACAAGAAGGAAGCCGAGCAGAAGGCGGCCGCACTGGCGTTCCAGACGCTCAAGACCGCGGCAGACGCCAGCAGCCCGGCCACCCCCGACGCGGCCGGTGCCGACGAGGCCGGCTGA
- the coaD gene encoding pantetheine-phosphate adenylyltransferase, with amino-acid sequence MSRAVCPGSFDPVTHGHLDIIERTANMFDEVIVAVGKNRSKNALFEPAERVEMLSEACSEWPGVRVQLFEGLLVDFCSANRVDVIVKGLRFVSDFDYELQMAQMNHQLTGIDTVFMPAAAAWSYVSSSLVREVATLGGDVEQFLPPSIARLTAERIAARLTGSS; translated from the coding sequence ATGAGCCGAGCCGTCTGCCCGGGATCGTTCGACCCGGTGACGCACGGGCATCTCGACATCATCGAGCGGACCGCCAACATGTTCGACGAGGTGATCGTCGCGGTCGGCAAGAACCGGTCGAAGAACGCCCTGTTCGAACCGGCCGAACGGGTGGAGATGCTGAGTGAGGCGTGCAGCGAGTGGCCCGGGGTCCGGGTGCAGCTGTTCGAAGGGCTGCTGGTGGACTTCTGCAGCGCGAACCGGGTGGATGTCATCGTCAAGGGCCTGCGGTTCGTCTCCGACTTCGACTACGAGCTGCAGATGGCGCAGATGAACCATCAGCTGACCGGCATCGACACCGTGTTCATGCCGGCCGCGGCGGCCTGGTCGTACGTGTCGTCCAGCCTGGTGCGCGAGGTGGCGACGCTGGGCGGCGATGTCGAGCAGTTCCTGCCGCCGAGCATCGCCAGACTGACCGCGGAGCGCATCGCGGCCCGTCTGACCGGCAGCAGCTGA
- a CDS encoding GtrA family protein produces MERLRHYLFVRHGQNWLLLFRFGLVGGSGVLVNMLALIAAKRLGPDPESVFLDLPLTDFNIRWYHAFSTIAFLVANLWNFQLNRHWTFRSARHSGWWREYLPFLAVGLVTQMIGLGILTLLMHPGSIFSLSPTIFDNSSGLRTRLYWAQLITIGITTPLSFVVNKLWTFSSVRGRTPVDVDEQTPVAPL; encoded by the coding sequence GTGGAACGACTCAGGCACTACCTCTTCGTCCGGCACGGACAGAACTGGCTGCTCCTCTTCCGGTTCGGACTGGTCGGTGGTTCCGGCGTTCTCGTGAACATGTTGGCCCTGATCGCGGCCAAGCGGCTGGGCCCCGACCCGGAGAGTGTCTTCCTTGACCTGCCGCTGACGGACTTCAACATCCGCTGGTACCACGCCTTCTCGACCATCGCGTTCCTGGTGGCCAACCTGTGGAACTTCCAGCTCAACCGGCACTGGACGTTCCGCAGTGCCAGGCATTCCGGTTGGTGGCGTGAGTACCTGCCGTTTCTCGCGGTCGGTCTGGTGACCCAGATGATCGGGCTGGGGATCCTGACCCTGCTGATGCATCCGGGATCGATCTTCTCGCTGTCGCCCACCATCTTCGACAACTCCAGCGGCCTGCGCACCCGGCTCTACTGGGCCCAGCTGATCACCATCGGCATCACCACACCGTTGTCGTTCGTGGTGAACAAGCTCTGGACGTTCTCGTCCGTCCGTGGCCGCACCCCGGTGGACGTCGACGAGCAGACACCCGTCGCCCCGCTCTGA
- the mutM gene encoding bifunctional DNA-formamidopyrimidine glycosylase/DNA-(apurinic or apyrimidinic site) lyase: MPELPEVEVVRRGLAGSITGRTISTVTVLHPRPVRRHLLGAADFAAQLTGRTFAEPRRRGKYLWLPFDDGDAILAHLGMSGQFRLDAPLSPDQPNTRIRIRFADEGSELRFVDQRMFGGLSLSPGGAELPAEIAHIGPDPFDPSFDPERAVARMRVKRTGVKRALLDQTLVSGIGNIYADEALWRARLHYARATDTLPKRAAAELISQVTQVMADALGLGGTSFDALYVNVNGASGYFDRSLNVYGQQDRPCPRCGTPIRREPFMNRSSFRCPRCQRVPRHARW, from the coding sequence GTGCCCGAGCTGCCCGAGGTTGAGGTCGTGCGCCGCGGACTCGCCGGGAGCATCACCGGCCGCACCATTTCCACCGTCACCGTCCTGCATCCCCGTCCGGTGCGCCGCCACCTGCTGGGCGCGGCGGACTTCGCCGCCCAGCTGACCGGCCGAACCTTCGCCGAACCCCGCCGACGGGGCAAATACCTGTGGTTGCCGTTCGATGACGGCGACGCGATTCTGGCGCACCTGGGGATGAGTGGGCAGTTCCGGTTGGACGCGCCACTGAGCCCGGACCAGCCGAACACCCGGATCCGGATCCGTTTCGCCGACGAGGGCAGCGAGCTGCGCTTCGTCGACCAGCGGATGTTCGGCGGCCTGTCGCTGTCACCGGGCGGTGCCGAGCTGCCCGCCGAGATCGCCCATATCGGGCCCGACCCGTTCGACCCGAGCTTCGACCCGGAGCGCGCGGTGGCCCGGATGAGAGTGAAGCGCACCGGCGTGAAACGGGCCCTGCTCGACCAGACGCTGGTCTCAGGGATCGGCAACATCTACGCCGACGAGGCGCTCTGGCGGGCTCGGCTGCACTATGCCCGAGCCACCGACACGCTGCCGAAACGGGCCGCAGCCGAGCTCATCAGCCAGGTGACCCAGGTGATGGCCGACGCGCTCGGCCTGGGCGGGACCTCCTTCGACGCGCTCTATGTCAATGTCAACGGAGCCAGCGGCTACTTCGACCGTTCGCTCAATGTCTACGGGCAGCAGGACCGGCCGTGCCCCCGCTGTGGCACTCCGATCCGGCGGGAGCCGTTCATGAACCGCTCGTCCTTCCGCTGTCCCCGCTGCCAGCGGGTGCCCCGGCACGCCCGCTGGTGA
- a CDS encoding mannitol dehydrogenase family protein: protein MTPQLRRGADTPAPPVRLLHLGLGNFFRAHQAWYTAHAADAAGWGIAAFSGSSRRLADALTEQGGLYTLVVRAADGDHTEVIGNLVEAHPGDDHEALLRCWRLPDLAVVTLTVTEKGYCRDSGGRLDLANPDVRDDIAALRRDSAAPVRTAPARLLAGLLARAEAGLPGVTVLSCDNLPDNGVVAGLMVQELAGEVDPQLTALVRRTAFATSMVDRITPATTDDDLASVAATTGVRDLAPVVTEPFSEWVISGDFPAGRPDWESAGARLVESVEPFERRKLWLLNGAHSLLAYAGLLKGHQLVSEAVADPELVEAMTRWWDEAAQHLELPDVEIAHYRTSLQTRFANPRIRHLLSQIAADGSDKLPVRVLPTLRAERAAGRSGEGAARVVAAWLRYLRSDPPSLADSRRDAALAASTGPLDEAAASTLRLLDAELASDPELVALVARLAAD, encoded by the coding sequence ATGACACCGCAGCTTCGCCGCGGTGCCGACACGCCTGCGCCGCCGGTCCGGCTGCTGCACCTGGGGCTCGGCAACTTCTTCCGGGCCCACCAGGCCTGGTACACCGCCCATGCCGCCGACGCCGCGGGCTGGGGGATCGCCGCGTTCTCCGGCAGCAGCCGCCGGCTCGCGGACGCGTTGACCGAGCAGGGCGGTCTATACACCCTGGTCGTCCGGGCCGCAGACGGAGACCACACCGAGGTCATCGGCAACCTGGTGGAGGCGCATCCCGGCGACGACCACGAGGCGCTGCTCCGCTGCTGGCGACTGCCGGACCTGGCCGTGGTCACCCTGACCGTCACCGAGAAGGGCTACTGCCGTGACAGCGGTGGCCGCCTGGACCTGGCCAACCCTGATGTCCGCGACGACATCGCCGCGCTCCGACGCGACTCGGCAGCACCGGTCCGGACCGCCCCCGCACGGCTGCTCGCCGGTCTCCTCGCCCGCGCCGAGGCCGGCCTGCCGGGCGTCACCGTGCTGTCCTGTGACAACCTGCCCGACAACGGCGTCGTGGCAGGTCTGATGGTGCAGGAGCTGGCCGGCGAGGTCGACCCGCAGTTGACCGCGCTGGTGCGCCGCACCGCCTTCGCCACCTCGATGGTGGATCGGATCACGCCGGCGACCACCGACGATGACCTGGCGTCGGTCGCAGCGACGACCGGGGTGAGGGACCTGGCCCCGGTGGTCACCGAGCCGTTCAGCGAATGGGTGATCAGCGGCGACTTCCCGGCCGGTCGACCCGACTGGGAGTCCGCCGGCGCCCGGCTGGTCGAGTCCGTGGAGCCGTTCGAGCGGCGCAAGCTGTGGCTGCTGAACGGTGCCCACTCGCTGCTGGCCTACGCGGGTCTGCTGAAGGGTCATCAGCTCGTCTCGGAGGCGGTCGCCGACCCCGAGCTGGTCGAGGCCATGACCCGCTGGTGGGACGAGGCAGCGCAGCACCTGGAGCTCCCGGATGTGGAGATCGCCCACTATCGCACCAGTCTGCAGACCCGCTTCGCCAACCCGCGGATCCGGCACCTGCTGAGTCAGATCGCCGCCGACGGCTCGGACAAGCTGCCGGTTCGGGTGCTACCGACCCTGCGCGCCGAGCGGGCGGCCGGCAGGTCCGGCGAGGGTGCGGCCAGGGTCGTCGCCGCCTGGCTCCGCTATCTGCGCTCGGACCCGCCGTCACTCGCCGACAGCCGCCGCGACGCCGCCTTGGCGGCCTCCACCGGGCCGCTCGACGAGGCGGCCGCGAGCACGCTGCGGCTGCTGGACGCCGAGCTCGCCTCTGACCCCGAGCTGGTGGCACTGGTCGCGCGGCTGGCCGCGGACTGA
- the smc gene encoding chromosome segregation protein SMC encodes MYLKSLTLRGFKSFASATTLNFEPGITCVVGPNGSGKSNVVDALSWVMGEQGAKSLRGGKMEDVIFAGTAGRAPLGRAEVVLTIDNTDGALPIEYAEVTISRTMFRNGGSEYAINGSSARLLDVQDLLSDSGIGREMHVIVGQGQLDSILQATPEGRRGFIEEAAGVLKHRKRKEKALRKLEATEGNLNRLSDLITEIRRQLKPLGRQAEVARKAAVIQAEVRDARARLIADDLVQATLALESELADEAAMRERRRSLEAALEQARQAETAAEEAVRSGLPRLTSAQETWYSLAALRERVATTVSIAAERMRNADDDPAEERRGRDPEDLEAEADRVSVQERQLAVEVQARAEALKAATSHRGDVEAAHQAEETRLAGLVRAAADRREGLARLTGQVNSLRSRAEAAEAEIGRLTSAQQLAQRRAEDASRAFTSLETKVAGLDAGELGLDAEHEAAQHVLDELDEQLARVRSEESAAAQERAGLAARVEALQLGLTRKDAAGALLAATDQVSGLLGSVAALVSVQAGYETAIAAAFGAAADAVAVAGLDAAVGAFDHLKAEDLGRAGLLLGDAGPTDDPGQWPPLPDGFRYAVQVVDCRADLLPAVHRVLRKVALVDDLDAARTLVSRLPDLVAVTRDGDVLSAHFAAGGSSAQPSLIEVQAAIDDAEQRLAEANHACERLRFAQTELQQKHSEAVAEVEVTLARLHESDAAMAAIAEELGQLSSTAKSAMGEAERLKQAIAAAEAARDSDLSGLSDLEHRLEVASETVDEVEPDPTERDRLAEQARVARAAEMDARLALRTQEERVRALAGRADNLRRAAEHERQARAKARARRERLIREAQVARAVHHGATQLAARVELSLTLAATERTAAEAARAEAEAELSSVRKQVRALGADFESLVDSAHRDEMARAEQRMRVESLAEKGLTELGLEAEALIADFGPDQPVPVLTRDDGSALTEEDEQPAPVAYVREEQQKRLRRAERALGVLGRVNPLALEEFDAMEERHRFLSEQLDDLRRTRRDLMEIIEEVDHRVEQVFAQAYADVEQAFERVFARLFPGGEGRLILTEPGNWLTTGVDVEARPPGKKVKRLSLLSGGERSLIAVAFLVSLFIARPSPFYILDEVEAALDDTNLGRLLEIYEELRTNSQLLVITHQKRTMEVADALYGVTMRGDGVSAVISQRLRNAESVA; translated from the coding sequence TTGTACCTCAAGAGCCTGACCCTGCGAGGGTTCAAGTCCTTCGCCTCCGCGACGACCCTCAACTTCGAACCCGGCATCACCTGTGTGGTGGGACCGAACGGTTCCGGGAAGTCGAACGTGGTCGACGCGCTGAGCTGGGTGATGGGCGAGCAGGGGGCGAAGTCGCTGCGCGGCGGCAAGATGGAGGACGTCATCTTCGCCGGCACCGCCGGCCGGGCGCCGCTCGGCCGGGCCGAGGTGGTGCTGACCATCGACAACACCGACGGGGCGCTGCCGATCGAGTACGCCGAGGTCACCATCTCGCGGACGATGTTCCGCAACGGCGGCTCCGAGTACGCCATCAACGGGAGCTCCGCCCGACTGCTGGACGTGCAGGACCTGCTCAGCGACTCCGGCATCGGCCGTGAGATGCACGTCATCGTCGGGCAGGGTCAGCTGGACTCCATCCTGCAGGCGACCCCGGAGGGTCGGCGCGGCTTCATCGAGGAGGCCGCCGGCGTACTCAAGCACCGCAAGCGCAAGGAGAAGGCCCTCCGCAAGCTGGAGGCGACCGAGGGCAACCTGAACCGCCTGTCCGACCTGATCACCGAGATCCGGCGCCAGCTCAAGCCGTTGGGCCGCCAGGCTGAGGTGGCCCGCAAGGCCGCCGTGATCCAGGCCGAGGTACGCGACGCACGGGCCCGGCTGATCGCCGATGACCTGGTCCAGGCCACGCTGGCGCTCGAGTCCGAGCTGGCCGACGAGGCGGCGATGCGGGAGCGCCGCCGCAGCCTTGAGGCCGCCCTCGAGCAGGCCCGGCAGGCGGAGACCGCTGCCGAGGAGGCGGTCCGGAGCGGGCTGCCGCGGCTCACGTCGGCACAGGAGACCTGGTACTCGCTGGCGGCGCTGCGTGAACGGGTGGCCACGACCGTCTCGATCGCGGCCGAGCGGATGCGCAATGCCGACGACGACCCGGCCGAGGAGCGCCGCGGTCGCGACCCGGAGGACCTGGAGGCGGAGGCGGACCGGGTCTCGGTGCAGGAGCGGCAGCTGGCGGTCGAGGTGCAGGCTCGAGCCGAGGCGCTGAAGGCCGCCACCAGTCACCGAGGTGATGTCGAGGCCGCGCACCAGGCCGAGGAGACCCGGCTGGCCGGCCTGGTCCGTGCCGCGGCGGACCGGCGGGAAGGGCTGGCCCGGCTCACCGGCCAGGTGAACTCGCTGCGCAGCCGGGCCGAGGCGGCAGAGGCTGAGATCGGCCGACTGACCTCGGCCCAGCAGCTGGCTCAGCGGCGCGCGGAGGACGCCTCCCGGGCGTTCACCTCCCTGGAGACGAAGGTGGCCGGGCTGGATGCGGGCGAGCTGGGTCTGGACGCGGAGCATGAGGCGGCGCAGCACGTGCTGGACGAGCTCGACGAGCAGCTGGCCCGGGTGCGCTCCGAGGAGTCGGCCGCCGCCCAGGAGCGGGCCGGGCTGGCCGCCCGGGTGGAGGCACTGCAGCTCGGTCTGACCCGCAAGGACGCCGCCGGGGCGCTGCTGGCCGCCACCGACCAGGTGAGTGGGCTGCTCGGTTCGGTCGCGGCTCTGGTCAGTGTCCAGGCCGGCTATGAGACCGCCATCGCCGCCGCCTTCGGGGCAGCGGCGGACGCCGTCGCCGTCGCCGGCCTGGACGCCGCTGTCGGCGCGTTCGACCATCTGAAGGCCGAGGACCTGGGCCGGGCAGGCTTGTTGCTGGGCGATGCCGGTCCGACCGACGACCCCGGCCAGTGGCCGCCGCTGCCGGACGGGTTCCGCTACGCCGTCCAGGTGGTTGACTGCCGGGCCGATCTGCTGCCGGCCGTCCACCGGGTGCTGCGCAAGGTGGCGCTGGTCGACGATCTGGACGCGGCCAGGACGCTGGTGAGCCGGCTGCCCGACCTGGTTGCCGTGACCCGGGACGGCGACGTGCTCAGCGCCCACTTCGCCGCCGGCGGCTCGTCAGCCCAGCCGAGCCTGATCGAGGTGCAGGCGGCCATCGACGACGCCGAGCAGCGTCTGGCGGAGGCCAATCATGCCTGCGAACGACTCCGGTTCGCCCAGACCGAGCTCCAGCAGAAGCACAGCGAGGCGGTGGCGGAGGTCGAGGTGACCCTGGCCCGGCTGCACGAGTCCGACGCAGCGATGGCCGCCATCGCGGAGGAGCTGGGCCAGCTCAGCTCGACGGCGAAGTCGGCGATGGGCGAGGCGGAGCGGCTGAAGCAGGCGATCGCCGCTGCCGAGGCGGCCCGTGACTCCGACCTGTCCGGGCTGTCCGACCTCGAGCACCGGCTGGAGGTGGCCAGCGAGACCGTCGATGAGGTCGAGCCCGACCCGACGGAGCGGGATCGCCTGGCCGAGCAGGCCCGGGTTGCGCGGGCAGCCGAGATGGACGCCCGGCTTGCCCTGCGGACCCAGGAGGAACGGGTCAGGGCGCTGGCCGGACGGGCCGACAACCTGCGCCGCGCCGCCGAACATGAACGGCAGGCCCGGGCGAAGGCACGGGCCCGGCGGGAGCGGTTGATCCGGGAGGCTCAGGTCGCCAGGGCCGTGCACCACGGCGCCACCCAGCTGGCGGCCCGGGTCGAGCTGTCGCTGACGCTGGCTGCGACCGAGCGGACAGCGGCCGAGGCGGCCCGGGCCGAGGCGGAGGCGGAGCTGAGCAGCGTCCGGAAGCAGGTCCGGGCGTTGGGGGCCGACTTCGAGTCCCTGGTCGACTCGGCTCATCGCGACGAGATGGCGCGGGCCGAGCAGCGGATGCGGGTGGAGTCGCTGGCAGAGAAGGGGCTCACCGAGCTGGGGCTGGAGGCCGAGGCCTTGATCGCCGACTTCGGGCCGGACCAGCCGGTGCCGGTGCTGACCCGGGACGACGGCAGCGCGCTGACCGAGGAGGACGAGCAGCCGGCGCCGGTGGCGTACGTACGGGAGGAACAGCAGAAGCGGCTCCGGCGGGCCGAGCGTGCCCTGGGCGTGCTGGGCCGGGTCAACCCGCTGGCGCTGGAGGAGTTCGACGCGATGGAGGAGCGGCACCGCTTCCTGTCCGAGCAGCTGGACGACCTCAGAAGGACCCGTCGGGACCTGATGGAGATCATCGAGGAGGTCGACCACCGGGTCGAGCAGGTGTTCGCCCAGGCGTATGCCGACGTCGAGCAGGCGTTCGAGCGGGTGTTCGCCCGGCTGTTCCCGGGAGGGGAGGGCCGGCTCATCCTGACCGAACCGGGCAACTGGCTCACCACCGGGGTGGACGTCGAGGCGCGTCCCCCGGGCAAGAAGGTGAAGCGGCTGTCACTGCTGTCCGGCGGTGAGCGGTCGCTGATCGCCGTCGCCTTCCTGGTGTCGTTGTTCATCGCCCGGCCCAGCCCGTTCTACATCCTGGACGAGGTCGAGGCGGCGCTCGACGACACCAACCTCGGGCGGCTGCTGGAGATCTACGAGGAGCTGCGCACCAACAGCCAGCTGCTGGTGATCACCCATCAGAAGCGGACGATGGAGGTCGCGGATGCGCTCTACGGAGTCACGATGCGAGGTGACGGGGTCTCGGCCGTGATCAGCCAACGGCTCCGCAACGCCGAGTCGGTGGCCTGA
- a CDS encoding YceD family protein, producing MKSFHRSLDPRSGLVLDTHELGRRAGAMKEVRTSVDAPADLGIAVIGVPPGSPIELDVRLEAVVEGVLVTGTAVVEVQGECVRCLEQISDELEIDIQELFVYPGSEATEDEASRLEGDLLDLEPLVRDQVVLDLPFQPLCREDCRGLCVECGANLNADPGHDHQTRIDPRWGQLATWEKTGETE from the coding sequence ATGAAGTCGTTCCATCGCTCGCTGGACCCCCGTTCGGGACTGGTCCTCGACACCCATGAACTGGGTCGTCGTGCGGGCGCGATGAAAGAGGTTCGCACTTCCGTCGACGCACCGGCGGATCTCGGGATCGCCGTGATCGGGGTGCCACCCGGTTCACCCATCGAGCTGGACGTCCGGCTCGAGGCGGTGGTCGAAGGCGTGTTGGTCACCGGTACCGCGGTGGTTGAGGTGCAGGGTGAATGCGTACGGTGCCTGGAGCAGATCTCCGACGAGCTGGAGATCGACATCCAGGAGCTGTTCGTCTATCCCGGCAGCGAGGCGACCGAGGACGAGGCCAGCAGGCTTGAGGGCGATCTGCTCGATCTCGAGCCGCTCGTCCGCGACCAGGTGGTGCTGGACCTGCCGTTCCAGCCGTTGTGCCGGGAGGACTGTCGCGGGCTGTGCGTCGAGTGTGGCGCCAACCTCAACGCAGACCCCGGGCATGACCACCAGACGCGGATCGACCCCCGCTGGGGCCAGTTGGCGACGTGGGAGAAGACCGGCGAGACCGAATGA
- the rsmD gene encoding 16S rRNA (guanine(966)-N(2))-methyltransferase RsmD, whose product MSRIIAGSRGGRRLTMPATDRTRPTTDRVREALFSAVASWAGTAAGAAEQSLAGLALCDLFAGSGAVGLEAASRGADPVVLVEADRRTAEVARANVKTLGLPVSVQQVRAEQYLRGTPTQRFDVVFLDPPYDLATDQVDMLLASIVDGGWLLDDGLIVVERSVRSEPVTWPAAFAESWQKRYGETTLYYATRGAP is encoded by the coding sequence GTGAGCCGGATCATCGCGGGATCCCGCGGCGGTCGCCGGCTGACGATGCCGGCCACCGACCGGACCCGACCGACCACCGACCGGGTGCGGGAGGCGTTGTTCTCCGCGGTCGCCTCCTGGGCCGGTACGGCCGCCGGGGCGGCGGAGCAGTCACTGGCCGGGCTGGCGCTGTGTGACCTTTTCGCCGGCTCCGGCGCGGTCGGACTCGAGGCAGCCAGTCGGGGAGCCGATCCGGTGGTGCTGGTGGAGGCGGATCGGCGGACGGCGGAGGTGGCCAGGGCGAACGTCAAGACGCTGGGTCTGCCGGTGTCGGTCCAGCAGGTGCGGGCGGAGCAGTATCTGCGCGGCACACCGACACAACGCTTCGACGTCGTCTTCCTCGACCCGCCGTACGATCTGGCAACCGACCAGGTGGATATGCTGCTGGCGTCCATCGTGGACGGCGGCTGGCTGCTGGACGACGGTCTGATCGTGGTCGAGCGGTCGGTCCGGTCCGAGCCGGTGACCTGGCCAGCGGCGTTCGCCGAGAGCTGGCAGAAGCGCTACGGCGAGACGACCCTCTACTACGCCACCCGAGGAGCACCATGA